The following coding sequences are from one Gossypium hirsutum isolate 1008001.06 chromosome A12, Gossypium_hirsutum_v2.1, whole genome shotgun sequence window:
- the LOC107951227 gene encoding DNAJ protein JJJ1 homolog, producing the protein MASEKRCLYEVLGLSRDCSQDEIRSAYKKLALQRHPDKLVQSGLSQAEATAQFQELVHAYEVLSDPKERSWYDSHRSQILFADRNTSANSPVPDLFSFFSNTVYSGYSDSGRGFYKVYSDLFSKIYANEINFARKLGLGLDIVKEAPLLGNLESPYGQVTAFYNYWLGFSTVMDFVWVDEYDAMAGPNRKWRRVMEEENKKLRKKAKREYNETVRGLAEFVKKRDKRVIDMSVKRKEEMERKKEEERERKRKLEKERLARVKAYEEPEWAKVEEEEVDNWDEMDEKEREKEEFYCVACGKKFKSEKQWKNHEQSKKHKEKVAELRESFIEEEEEEGDLEVEADLEDKFREGLRIKEEGEDEGENGVGELSEGDDGFFDADAGDEDEEEVEVDSANDHDEENSILEAMVSGQKDKKSVYFKSEDMVSPTGFHVKDESDEGEFMNYGNRKNRRRNRTGKKEKGKKNSDDAMKIDVNETKSKNKEVSVSDTTLHGEEKQLVEDEGSSGEKDDKLGNGDKVSKQPVDRKGNTKKETNTKSNKSSKGKKAKATAKHSSNVCETCGEEFQSKNKLHKHLGDSGHATLKFR; encoded by the exons ATGGCGTCTGAGAAACGGTGTCTATACGAGGTTTTAGGTTTATCCCGTGACTGTTCTCAAGATGAAATTCGCTCCGCCTACAAAAAGCTCGCTCTCCAACGCCACCCGGACAAGCTCGTTCAATCCGGCCTTTCTCAGGCTGAAGCCACCGCGCAATTCCAAGAGCTCGTCCACGCTTATGAAGTCCTTTCTGATCCCAAAGAACGCTCTTGGTACGACTCTCACCGCTCCCAAATCCTCTTCGCCGATCGCAACACCTCCGCCAATTCCCCCGTCCCCGACctattctctttcttctccaaTACCGTTTATTCGGGTTACTCCGACTCCGGTCGTGGCTTCTACAAGGTTTATTCTGACCTTTTCTCTAAAATTTATGCCAATGAAATCAACTTCGCTAGGAAGTTAGGGCTAGGTTTAGATATCGTAAAAGAAGCTCCTTTGTTGGGGAATTTAGAGAGTCCGTACGGTCAAGTTACGGCTTTTTATAACTATTGGTTAGGGTTTTCTACGGTTATGGATTTTGTTTGGGTTGATGAGTATGATGCTATGGCCGGACCAAACCGGAAATGGCGGCGCGTTATGGAGGAAGAGAATAAGAAGTTGAGGAAGAAGGCAAAAAGGGAGTATAATGAGACGGTTAGAGGACTGGCGGAGTTTGTTAAGAAGAGGGATAAGAGGGTTATCGATATGAGTGTGAAAAGGAAGGAGGAGATGGAAAGGAAGAAAGAGGAGGAGAGGGAGAGAAAGAGGAAGCTTGAGAAGGAGAGGTTGGCAAGAGTTAAGGCTTACGAGGAGCCTGAATGGGCGAAAGTCGAAGAGGAAGAAGTGGACAATTGGGATGAAATGGacgagaaagaaagagagaaggaAGAGTTCTATTGTGTGGCCTGCGGGAAGAAGTTCAAGAGTGAGAAGCAATGGAAGAATCACGAGCAATCAAAAAAGCATAAGGAGAAAGTGGCGGAATTGAGGGAATCATTTATTgaggaggaagaagaggaaggggATTTAGAGGTGGAAGCGGATCTGGAGGACAAGTTTAGGGAGGGTTTAAGGATTAAAGAGGAAGGGGAGGATGAAGGAGAGAATGGAGTAGGTGAGCTAAGTGAGGGGGATGATGGGTTTTTTGATGCTGATGCAGGGGATGAAGATGAAGAGGAGGTTGAGGTTGATAGTGCTAATGATCATGATGAAGAAAATAGTATTCTTGAAGCAATGGTGTCTGGGCAGAAAGATAAGAAAAGTGTTTATTTCAAGAGCGAGGATATGGTTTCGCCTACAGGATTTCATGTCAAAGATGAAAGTGATGAGGGAGAATTTATGAATTACGGTAACCGGAAAAACAGAAGGAGAAACAGAACAGGGAAGAAAGAGAAGGGTAAAAAGAATAGTGATGATGCCATGAAAATTGATGTTAACGAAACTAAAAGCAAGAACAAAGAAGTTAGTGTAAGCGATACAACACTGCATGGGGAGGAGAAGCAACTTGTAGAAGATGAGGGCAGTAGTGGTGAAAAGGATGATAAATTGGGAAATGGTGATAAGGTTTCAAAGCAACCTGTTGATAGAAAAGGGAATacaaagaaagaaacaaataccaaatcaaataaatcatctaaaGGAAAGAAAGCAAAG GCAACGGCAAAGCATTCCAGCAATGTATGTGAGACATGTGGAGAGGAATTCCAATCGAA GAATAAATTACATAAGCATCTGGGAGACAGTGGTCATGCTACGTTGAAATTCCGATGA
- the LOC107951226 gene encoding mitochondrial substrate carrier family protein E isoform X2, with protein sequence MANKSSTSTKFDAPLSHTTNKATHNRYQFFVWREFVWGAIAGAFGEGMMHPIDTIKTRIQSQALLSGSQSQKSIVQMVRTVWVADGLRGFYRGIAPGITGSLATGATYFGFIESTKKWIEESHPNLGGHWAHFIAGAVGDTLGSFVYVPCEVMKQRMQVQGSSNSWNSAIMKDKMQMKSGAEMYGYYTGMFQAGHSIWKEQGLKGLYAGYWSTLARDVPFAGLMVMFYEALKDLTEKGRQKWAPDFHVDGSMEGLILGGLAGGFSAYLTTPLDVIKTRLQVQGSSTSYNGWLDAMNKIWKTEGAKGMFRGSIPRITWYIPASALTFMAVEFLREQFNKKLDEDNMQEVTSLSIEKPKSSFKEVTKLEQ encoded by the exons ATGGCGAATAAAAGCTCAACTTCAACCAAATTTGATGCCCCATTGTCTCATACAACCAACAAAGCCACTCACAATCGATATCAGTTCTTTG TATGGAGAGAGTTTGTATGGGGAGCCATTGCGGGAGCCTTTGGAGAGGGGATGATGCATCCCATTGATACCATAAAGACAAGAATTCAAAGTCAAGCTCTTCTTAGTGGAAGTCAG AGTCAAAAGAGCATAGTGCAGATGGTTCGAACTGTCTGGGTTGCAGATGGCTTAAGAG GCTTCTATAGGGGTATAGCTCCTGGAATTACTGGATCTCTAGCTACTGGAGCAACATACTTTGGGTTCATAGAGTCCACTAAAAAATGGATTGAAGAGTCACATCCTAACCTTGGGGGCCACTGGGCACATTTCATTGCTGGAGCTGTTG GTGATACACTTGGTTCTTTTGTATATGTTCCATGTGAAGTGATGAAGCAACGCATGCAGGTTCAAGGCTCGAGCAACTCTTGGAATTCTGCTATTATGAAAGACAAAATGCAAATGAAATCCGGTGCAGAAATGTATGGCTATTACACAGGAATGTTCCAAGCTGGCCATTCAATATGGAAAGAGCAAGGACTTAAGGGATTATATGCTGG GTACTGGTCCACACTTGCAAGGGATGTGCCATTCGCTGGTCTTATG GTTATGTTTTACGAAGCCCTGAAAGATTTGACCGAGAAAGGGAGACAAAAATGGGCTCCTGATTTCCATGTTGATGGTTCTATGGAGGGACTCATACTAGGAGGATTGGCTGGTG GGTTTAGTGCATACCTTACCACTCCCTTGGATGTGATAAAAACAAGATTGCAAGTACAGGGATCATCCACAAG CTATAATGGCTGGCTGGATGCGATGAATAAAATCTGGAAAACTGAAGGCGCAAAGGGAATGTTCCGAGGAAGCATCCCCCGGATCACATGGTATATTCCAGCCTCGGCTCTTACCTTCATGGCTGTCGAATTCCTAAGAGAACAATTTAACAAGAAACTGGACGAGGACAACATGCAAGAAGTCACGAGCTTGTCAATCGAGAAACCGAAATCTTCTTTTAAAGAG GTAACGAAATTAGAGCAATGA
- the LOC107951226 gene encoding mitochondrial substrate carrier family protein E isoform X1 translates to MANKSSTSTKFDAPLSHTTNKATHNRYQFFVWREFVWGAIAGAFGEGMMHPIDTIKTRIQSQALLSGSQQSQKSIVQMVRTVWVADGLRGFYRGIAPGITGSLATGATYFGFIESTKKWIEESHPNLGGHWAHFIAGAVGDTLGSFVYVPCEVMKQRMQVQGSSNSWNSAIMKDKMQMKSGAEMYGYYTGMFQAGHSIWKEQGLKGLYAGYWSTLARDVPFAGLMVMFYEALKDLTEKGRQKWAPDFHVDGSMEGLILGGLAGGFSAYLTTPLDVIKTRLQVQGSSTSYNGWLDAMNKIWKTEGAKGMFRGSIPRITWYIPASALTFMAVEFLREQFNKKLDEDNMQEVTSLSIEKPKSSFKEVTKLEQ, encoded by the exons ATGGCGAATAAAAGCTCAACTTCAACCAAATTTGATGCCCCATTGTCTCATACAACCAACAAAGCCACTCACAATCGATATCAGTTCTTTG TATGGAGAGAGTTTGTATGGGGAGCCATTGCGGGAGCCTTTGGAGAGGGGATGATGCATCCCATTGATACCATAAAGACAAGAATTCAAAGTCAAGCTCTTCTTAGTGGAAGTCAG CAGAGTCAAAAGAGCATAGTGCAGATGGTTCGAACTGTCTGGGTTGCAGATGGCTTAAGAG GCTTCTATAGGGGTATAGCTCCTGGAATTACTGGATCTCTAGCTACTGGAGCAACATACTTTGGGTTCATAGAGTCCACTAAAAAATGGATTGAAGAGTCACATCCTAACCTTGGGGGCCACTGGGCACATTTCATTGCTGGAGCTGTTG GTGATACACTTGGTTCTTTTGTATATGTTCCATGTGAAGTGATGAAGCAACGCATGCAGGTTCAAGGCTCGAGCAACTCTTGGAATTCTGCTATTATGAAAGACAAAATGCAAATGAAATCCGGTGCAGAAATGTATGGCTATTACACAGGAATGTTCCAAGCTGGCCATTCAATATGGAAAGAGCAAGGACTTAAGGGATTATATGCTGG GTACTGGTCCACACTTGCAAGGGATGTGCCATTCGCTGGTCTTATG GTTATGTTTTACGAAGCCCTGAAAGATTTGACCGAGAAAGGGAGACAAAAATGGGCTCCTGATTTCCATGTTGATGGTTCTATGGAGGGACTCATACTAGGAGGATTGGCTGGTG GGTTTAGTGCATACCTTACCACTCCCTTGGATGTGATAAAAACAAGATTGCAAGTACAGGGATCATCCACAAG CTATAATGGCTGGCTGGATGCGATGAATAAAATCTGGAAAACTGAAGGCGCAAAGGGAATGTTCCGAGGAAGCATCCCCCGGATCACATGGTATATTCCAGCCTCGGCTCTTACCTTCATGGCTGTCGAATTCCTAAGAGAACAATTTAACAAGAAACTGGACGAGGACAACATGCAAGAAGTCACGAGCTTGTCAATCGAGAAACCGAAATCTTCTTTTAAAGAG GTAACGAAATTAGAGCAATGA
- the LOC107951226 gene encoding mitochondrial substrate carrier family protein E isoform X3, with protein MANKSSTSTKFDAPLSHTTNKATHNRYQFFVWREFVWGAIAGAFGEGMMHPIDTIKTRIQSQALLSGSQQSQKSIVQMVRTVWVADGLRGFYRGIAPGITGSLATGATYFGFIESTKKWIEESHPNLGGHWAHFIAGAVGDTLGSFVYVPCEVMKQRMQVQGSSNSWNSAIMKDKMQMKSGAEMYGYYTGMFQAGHSIWKEQGLKGLYAGYWSTLARDVPFAGLMVMFYEALKDLTEKGRQKWAPDFHVDGSMEGLILGGLAGGFSAYLTTPLDVIKTRLQVQGSSTSYNGWLDAMNKIWKTEGAKGMFRGSIPRITWYIPASALTFMAVEFLREQFNKKLDEDNMQEVTSLSIEKPKSSFKEVA; from the exons ATGGCGAATAAAAGCTCAACTTCAACCAAATTTGATGCCCCATTGTCTCATACAACCAACAAAGCCACTCACAATCGATATCAGTTCTTTG TATGGAGAGAGTTTGTATGGGGAGCCATTGCGGGAGCCTTTGGAGAGGGGATGATGCATCCCATTGATACCATAAAGACAAGAATTCAAAGTCAAGCTCTTCTTAGTGGAAGTCAG CAGAGTCAAAAGAGCATAGTGCAGATGGTTCGAACTGTCTGGGTTGCAGATGGCTTAAGAG GCTTCTATAGGGGTATAGCTCCTGGAATTACTGGATCTCTAGCTACTGGAGCAACATACTTTGGGTTCATAGAGTCCACTAAAAAATGGATTGAAGAGTCACATCCTAACCTTGGGGGCCACTGGGCACATTTCATTGCTGGAGCTGTTG GTGATACACTTGGTTCTTTTGTATATGTTCCATGTGAAGTGATGAAGCAACGCATGCAGGTTCAAGGCTCGAGCAACTCTTGGAATTCTGCTATTATGAAAGACAAAATGCAAATGAAATCCGGTGCAGAAATGTATGGCTATTACACAGGAATGTTCCAAGCTGGCCATTCAATATGGAAAGAGCAAGGACTTAAGGGATTATATGCTGG GTACTGGTCCACACTTGCAAGGGATGTGCCATTCGCTGGTCTTATG GTTATGTTTTACGAAGCCCTGAAAGATTTGACCGAGAAAGGGAGACAAAAATGGGCTCCTGATTTCCATGTTGATGGTTCTATGGAGGGACTCATACTAGGAGGATTGGCTGGTG GGTTTAGTGCATACCTTACCACTCCCTTGGATGTGATAAAAACAAGATTGCAAGTACAGGGATCATCCACAAG CTATAATGGCTGGCTGGATGCGATGAATAAAATCTGGAAAACTGAAGGCGCAAAGGGAATGTTCCGAGGAAGCATCCCCCGGATCACATGGTATATTCCAGCCTCGGCTCTTACCTTCATGGCTGTCGAATTCCTAAGAGAACAATTTAACAAGAAACTGGACGAGGACAACATGCAAGAAGTCACGAGCTTGTCAATCGAGAAACCGAAATCTTCTTTTAAAGAGGTAGCTTGA
- the LOC107951225 gene encoding ATP synthase subunit gamma, mitochondrial, protein MAMAALRREGRRFAPLISPRPISAVRSSPIVPTHEYEGPIGVRYISTQVVRNRMKSVKNIQKITKAMKMVAASKLRAVQTKAENSRGLWQPFTALLGDLPSVDVKKNVVVTISSDKGLCGGINSTSVKISKGIYKLNSGPEKETKYVILGEKAKAQLIRDSKKDIELIITELQKNPLSYTQVSVLADEILKNVEYDALRIVFNKFHSVVSFVPTVSTVLSPEIVERESESGGKLGELDSYEVEGGETKGEILQNLAEFQFSCVMFNAVLENACSEQGARMSAMDSSSRNAGDMLDRLTLTYNRTRQASITTELIEIISGASALEG, encoded by the exons ATGGCAATGGCTGCTCTCAGACGCGAAGGGAGGCGTTTCGCCCCTCTGATCTCTCCCCGTCCAATTTCTGCTGTCCGATCCTCTCCTATCGTTCCCACTCACGA ATATGAGGGTCCGATTGGTGTTCGTTATATTTCAACTCAAGTCG TTAGAAACCGGATGAAGAGTGTTAAGAATATTCAGAAAATTACAAAGGCTATGAAGATGGTTGCTGCCTCAAAGTTGAGAGCAGTTCAAACTAAAGCTGAGAATTCCCGAGGCCTCTGGCAGCCATTTACTGCACTTCTTGGTGATCTTCCCA GTGTTGATGTCAAGAAGAACGTTGTTGTAACCATCTCTTCTGACAAAGGTCTCTGTGGTGGAATTAACTCTACATCAGTCAAGATAAGCAAAGGGATCTATAAGTTGAACTCTG GCcctgaaaaagaaacaaaatatgtAATTCTGGGAGAGAAGGCAAAGGCTCAATTGATTCGTGACTCAAAGAAGGACATTGAGTTGATCATAACTGAGCTGCAGAAGAATCCTTTGAGCTACACTCAG GTCTCTGTTCTTGCTGATGAGATCTTAAAGAATGTGGAGTATGATGCGTTGAGGATTGTCTTCAACAAGTTTCACTCAGTAGTCTCATTTGTGCCGACAGTCTCAACTGTATTATCACCTGAA ATTGTTGAAAGGGAATCTGAATCTGGGGGAAAGCTTGGTGAACTAGACTCCTATGAAGTTGAGGGTGGTGAGACAAAGGGTGAAATACTTCAAAATCTGGCTGAGTTCCAGTTCTCTTGT GTCATGTTCAATGCGGTTTTGGAGAATGCTTGTAGTGAGCAAGGAGCAAGGATGTCTGCTATGGATAGCTCAAGCAGAAACGCCGGCGACATGCTTGATCGCCTGACTCTTACATATAACAG AACCCGTCAAGCTTCAATCACCACGGAGTTGATTGAGATTATATCTGGAGCATCGGCACTGGAaggttaa